A stretch of the Candidatus Jettenia sp. AMX2 genome encodes the following:
- a CDS encoding radical SAM protein produces the protein MINVSFKKEKPGPVRTFRDKLFNYSCHKIGKERTKFIFKLYDLARFDFFGKPKGAIGAIDITNRCNLRCKHCYFYAHDYEEKSELTDDEWIEKLESLKEENFPFYQCSWIGGEPLLRKELIECGMKYFRSNLVATNGTIELPDWPDVNFYISVDGRKDTHDAIRGRGCHEKIKNNARRPELKILVSMVINTINYHDIEYFIEEWKDNGVKGCLFQIHTPVRGLKDNNLWPGWELRDKILDNLLRLKEEKYGDFIGVPALVLKLMKSDKCREITQNCIFREVAFCLDPQGKIKKPCMMGPQADCSRCGCVLPFHMWALDDKWLMIRELFLSLRQKAGRKVLP, from the coding sequence ATGATTAATGTTTCTTTTAAAAAAGAAAAGCCTGGTCCGGTAAGAACATTTAGGGATAAGTTATTTAATTACTCTTGTCATAAGATTGGCAAGGAGAGAACGAAATTTATCTTTAAATTATATGATTTGGCAAGATTTGATTTTTTTGGCAAGCCAAAAGGTGCAATTGGAGCAATCGATATTACTAACCGCTGCAACCTGCGTTGTAAACATTGCTATTTTTATGCACATGATTATGAGGAAAAATCAGAGCTTACCGATGACGAATGGATTGAAAAACTGGAGAGTTTAAAAGAGGAAAACTTCCCGTTCTACCAGTGTTCTTGGATTGGTGGCGAACCCTTACTGAGGAAGGAATTAATAGAATGCGGGATGAAATATTTCAGATCAAATCTGGTGGCTACCAATGGTACTATTGAACTTCCTGACTGGCCTGACGTAAATTTCTATATATCGGTAGATGGCAGAAAAGATACCCATGATGCTATCCGGGGAAGAGGTTGCCATGAAAAAATAAAGAATAATGCCAGGAGGCCGGAGTTAAAGATATTGGTATCGATGGTAATTAATACAATAAACTACCATGATATTGAATACTTTATTGAAGAATGGAAAGATAACGGTGTGAAAGGATGTCTGTTTCAGATACACACTCCGGTAAGGGGGTTGAAGGACAATAATCTTTGGCCAGGCTGGGAATTACGTGATAAGATACTAGACAATCTTCTTAGATTAAAGGAAGAAAAATATGGTGATTTTATCGGTGTGCCTGCTCTTGTTTTGAAACTTATGAAATCTGATAAGTGCAGGGAGATAACGCAGAATTGTATTTTCAGGGAGGTCGCGTTTTGTCTGGATCCCCAGGGAAAAATAAAAAAACCATGCATGATGGGACCACAGGCAGATTGTTCACGATGCGGATGTGTTCTACCATTTCACATGTGGGCGCTTGATGACAAATGGTTGATGATAAGGGAACTTTTTCTGTCATTGAGACAGAAAGCTGGTAGAAAGGTTTTACCATAG
- a CDS encoding nucleotidyltransferase domain-containing protein has protein sequence MMLTKDAILSKDYQRLMYLTGADIIFLFGSVVSDRFRADSDIDIGVYFENLRYDKTTVYDIILDFFQTEKIDVAFLNEASPLLLYQIIKKGKPLAWKSHAMLVEFRLRSLKKYWETKKFRKIREHLLKNSIQEMR, from the coding sequence ATGATGTTGACAAAAGATGCCATTCTAAGCAAAGATTATCAAAGACTTATGTATCTTACCGGAGCAGATATAATCTTTCTGTTTGGCTCTGTTGTTTCAGACAGGTTTCGCGCAGATAGTGATATTGATATTGGCGTTTATTTTGAAAACCTTCGTTATGATAAAACAACAGTTTATGACATCATCCTTGATTTTTTTCAGACGGAAAAGATTGATGTTGCATTTTTAAATGAGGCATCTCCGTTGCTGTTGTATCAGATTATAAAAAAGGGCAAACCCTTGGCCTGGAAGAGCCATGCCATGCTGGTAGAATTCAGGCTTCGCAGTCTCAAGAAATATTGGGAAACAAAGAAGTTCAGAAAGATAAGAGAGCATCTGTTAAAGAATTCTATACAAGAGATGAGATGA
- the metK gene encoding methionine adenosyltransferase produces MKKGRHLFTSESVSMGHPDKVADQISDAVLDAMLQQDPMSRVACETLVTTGIAFVAGEFTTNANINIPEVVRNTIKEIGYTDASMGFDYNTCAVLTSIGKQSPDISQGVSGEGLYKEHGAGDQGMMFGYACNDTPELMPLPIMLAHRIIIKLADLRQKGILPYLRPDAKSQVTVEYQDHTPVRVHTIVVSTQHAPDVKYETIKEDMIGKVVKQVVPENLLDSKTIYHVNPTGRFVIGGPQGDCGLTGRKIIVDTYGGWGRHGGGAFSGKDPTKVDRSACYAARHMAKNIVAAGLADRCEAQVAYAIGVAKPLAIHISTEGTGKVPDDQLTQICENIFDMTPNGIIERLKLRRPIYKITARHGHFGRSEETFAWEKMDMVDALKKAAGI; encoded by the coding sequence ATGAAGAAAGGAAGGCATTTATTTACTTCAGAATCGGTATCTATGGGGCACCCGGATAAGGTTGCGGATCAAATCTCGGACGCTGTCTTGGATGCCATGCTTCAACAGGATCCCATGAGCAGGGTCGCATGCGAGACGCTTGTCACGACTGGCATTGCTTTTGTAGCTGGAGAATTTACCACGAATGCTAATATAAATATCCCTGAAGTTGTAAGAAATACCATAAAGGAAATTGGTTATACTGATGCTTCAATGGGATTTGATTATAACACCTGCGCTGTACTGACAAGCATTGGCAAACAATCACCGGATATTTCACAAGGCGTAAGCGGTGAAGGGTTATACAAAGAACACGGAGCAGGAGATCAGGGTATGATGTTTGGTTATGCCTGCAACGACACACCGGAATTAATGCCGCTTCCAATCATGCTGGCACACAGGATTATTATTAAGCTGGCTGATCTGAGACAAAAAGGCATACTGCCTTATTTACGCCCTGATGCTAAATCACAGGTAACCGTAGAGTATCAGGATCATACACCTGTCCGCGTCCATACGATAGTCGTTTCTACACAACATGCACCGGATGTAAAGTACGAGACTATTAAAGAAGACATGATCGGGAAAGTTGTAAAACAGGTAGTTCCTGAAAATTTGCTGGACAGTAAAACAATTTATCATGTAAATCCGACAGGGCGTTTTGTGATCGGCGGCCCTCAGGGTGACTGCGGCTTGACAGGACGAAAAATCATCGTAGATACTTACGGAGGCTGGGGTCGTCACGGCGGTGGTGCTTTTTCAGGAAAAGACCCGACAAAGGTTGACCGAAGTGCATGCTATGCAGCCAGGCATATGGCAAAAAACATAGTGGCTGCGGGACTGGCAGACCGTTGTGAGGCACAGGTGGCCTATGCTATAGGCGTAGCAAAACCACTCGCTATTCATATTTCAACAGAAGGCACCGGTAAAGTTCCAGATGATCAACTCACTCAGATTTGTGAAAACATTTTCGATATGACCCCCAATGGGATTATTGAACGGTTAAAGCTGAGAAGGCCTATATACAAAATCACCGCCCGTCATGGCCATTTCGGCCGCTCTGAAGAAACGTTTGCCTGGGAAAAGATGGATATGGTTGATGCCCTGAAAAAGGCTGCGGGTATTTAA
- a CDS encoding DUF1015 domain-containing protein: MAIIKPFRGIRYNQDVIKDISLVVTPPYDVISPQEQERYYRIHPNNIVRLDFGKDFTEDNEEVNKYTRAAELLRNWKENGILKQEDTPAIYIYDQEFSYGMRQSVRRGFISLVKLEPFDKGDIYPHEQTLSGPKVDRLKLIRSCRANLSSIFALFPDEDNAIDTYLSTITTAAPEIDFTDNDGVRNKIWVINEQHVINKLVSLMKEKPLFIADGHHRYETSLAYQEQMRRDNGKLADDLPLDYVMMVCVSMSNPGLKILPAHRLIRNVKEYRPDQILGSLRESFEVELLGKGCQINDLISKLYNDEKNHTFIMYIGQEDNFYKLLLFKTISSDTVFAQDHPEWMHLDTGILHGMIINKILGINSFDVTMKDYVKYVKDEAEAISLVKSNRYQLAFFLKPTRIEQVKEIAMERKVMPPKSTYFYPKLITGIVINALY, encoded by the coding sequence ATGGCTATTATAAAACCATTCAGAGGCATACGATACAATCAGGATGTCATCAAGGATATCTCTTTGGTCGTTACTCCTCCATATGACGTAATTTCGCCCCAGGAACAGGAACGGTATTACCGGATACATCCCAACAATATTGTTCGCCTTGATTTTGGAAAAGATTTCACAGAAGATAATGAGGAGGTTAACAAATATACCCGTGCAGCAGAACTCCTGCGAAACTGGAAAGAGAATGGAATACTCAAGCAAGAGGATACCCCTGCGATTTATATTTACGACCAGGAGTTTTCCTATGGTATGAGACAATCGGTCCGCAGGGGTTTTATTTCGTTAGTAAAACTAGAACCGTTTGATAAGGGAGATATCTATCCTCACGAACAGACACTTTCGGGCCCAAAGGTTGACCGACTGAAACTCATCCGGTCATGCCGTGCAAATCTCAGTTCAATTTTTGCACTTTTCCCGGATGAAGACAACGCAATAGATACCTACCTCTCCACGATAACAACAGCAGCGCCAGAAATCGATTTTACAGACAATGACGGTGTAAGAAATAAGATATGGGTAATAAATGAACAGCATGTTATCAATAAATTGGTTTCCCTTATGAAGGAAAAACCCCTCTTTATTGCTGACGGACATCATCGTTATGAGACTTCGTTAGCATACCAGGAGCAGATGAGAAGGGATAATGGCAAGCTTGCCGATGATTTGCCCCTGGATTATGTAATGATGGTATGTGTCTCTATGAGCAATCCCGGTTTAAAAATTCTGCCAGCCCACCGGCTAATACGCAACGTTAAAGAATATCGGCCAGACCAAATCCTCGGTTCTTTAAGAGAATCTTTTGAGGTTGAGTTACTGGGAAAGGGTTGTCAAATAAATGATCTTATATCAAAACTTTATAATGATGAGAAAAACCATACCTTTATCATGTATATCGGGCAAGAAGATAATTTTTATAAATTATTGTTATTCAAAACCATATCGTCAGATACGGTATTTGCTCAAGACCATCCTGAATGGATGCATCTGGATACCGGTATCCTTCATGGTATGATTATTAATAAGATACTAGGTATTAATTCGTTCGATGTTACCATGAAGGACTACGTAAAATATGTGAAGGATGAAGCAGAGGCAATATCGTTGGTAAAGTCAAATCGGTACCAGTTGGCATTTTTTCTGAAGCCAACCCGTATTGAACAGGTGAAAGAAATTGCTATGGAGCGAAAGGTCATGCCTCCGAAATCAACGTACTTTTACCCTAAGTTAATTACCGGCATCGTTATTAATGCATTATATTGA
- the thyX gene encoding FAD-dependent thymidylate synthase, protein MTKSRLYVTLLRYTQNPEEVIAQAAKLCYTSASVNELEKHIKDKDQSSFIEKLIDMGHLSPIEHATFTFGIEGVSRVCSHQIVRHRLASYSQQSQRYVGQHGKKGGGFNFIVPPSVEKAGREQWFIEKMMVVQEWYDELVDVLEKNGETSFEDARFLLPNATETKIIVTMNARELLHFFRVRCCNRAQWEIRTMAIEMLRLVKQVSSNIFKDAGPGCVSGKCPEGKMTCGQMDEVRAKFKNLSHFQNR, encoded by the coding sequence ATGACCAAATCAAGATTATATGTAACACTCTTGAGATACACTCAGAATCCCGAAGAAGTGATAGCCCAGGCGGCAAAACTCTGCTATACTTCGGCTTCTGTTAATGAATTGGAAAAACACATCAAGGATAAAGATCAATCATCCTTTATCGAAAAGCTGATTGATATGGGGCATCTTTCTCCGATAGAACATGCCACTTTTACTTTTGGTATTGAAGGCGTCTCGCGTGTCTGTTCTCATCAAATTGTACGGCATAGACTAGCATCTTATTCTCAGCAGAGTCAGCGATATGTGGGTCAGCATGGAAAGAAAGGCGGAGGATTCAATTTTATCGTTCCGCCAAGTGTTGAAAAAGCAGGCAGAGAGCAGTGGTTTATTGAGAAGATGATGGTTGTTCAGGAATGGTATGATGAGCTTGTGGATGTGCTTGAAAAAAACGGAGAAACTTCTTTTGAAGATGCGCGTTTTTTGTTGCCTAACGCCACAGAAACAAAGATTATTGTTACCATGAATGCGCGTGAATTGCTGCATTTCTTCCGGGTACGCTGCTGTAACCGTGCTCAGTGGGAGATAAGAACTATGGCAATAGAAATGCTCCGGCTTGTAAAACAGGTTTCTTCAAACATCTTTAAGGACGCAGGACCAGGCTGTGTTAGCGGTAAATGCCCGGAAGGGAAAATGACTTGTGGTCAAATGGATGAGGTTCGGGCAAAATTTAAAAACCTGTCTCATTTTCAAAATAGATGA
- the ahcY gene encoding adenosylhomocysteinase, whose translation MNCDIKDVNLAPGGKKRIEWASNDMPVLAQVMERFLKEKPLKDMRMSACLHVTAETANLVRTLKAGGADVVLCASNPLSTQDDVAASLVKDYAIPVFAIKGEDNKTYYSHIISALDHKPTVTMDDGADLVSAIHKERKDLIPNICGSMEETTTGVIRLKAMEQDGSLKIPVVAVNNADTKHLFDNRYGTGQSTIDGIIRATDTLLAGKIFVVAGYGWCGKGLAMRAKGMGANVVITEINPIKSLEAAMDGFMVMPMIEAAKIGDIFCTLTGNIHVLRKEHFEAMKKGAIVCNSGHFNVEIDIPALESLSAKVNKSVRNFVDQYVFHNGKFLYLLGEGRLINLAAAEGHPACVMDMSFATQALATEYVIKNKGKLTPKVFDVPKEIDQWVASLKLKSMGITIDNLTEEQVKYLASWEEGT comes from the coding sequence TTGAACTGCGATATTAAAGACGTAAACCTTGCACCTGGCGGTAAAAAACGTATCGAGTGGGCAAGTAATGATATGCCCGTTCTTGCACAGGTAATGGAAAGATTCCTGAAGGAAAAACCCTTGAAGGATATGAGAATGTCTGCTTGCCTTCATGTTACAGCAGAAACGGCAAATTTAGTCAGAACACTTAAGGCTGGCGGCGCAGACGTTGTTCTTTGCGCCTCAAATCCTTTATCTACCCAGGATGATGTTGCTGCTTCCCTTGTGAAAGATTATGCCATTCCCGTATTTGCAATTAAGGGGGAAGATAATAAGACATATTACAGCCATATTATTTCCGCACTTGATCATAAACCTACCGTTACCATGGATGACGGGGCTGACCTGGTTTCCGCCATCCATAAAGAACGGAAGGATCTTATCCCGAATATATGCGGGAGCATGGAAGAAACAACTACCGGCGTGATAAGGCTAAAGGCCATGGAACAGGATGGGTCTTTAAAGATTCCTGTCGTTGCGGTAAATAATGCTGACACAAAACATCTTTTTGATAACCGGTATGGTACCGGACAGTCTACCATTGATGGTATCATCAGGGCCACAGATACCCTGCTGGCAGGGAAGATATTTGTCGTTGCCGGTTATGGATGGTGTGGAAAGGGGTTGGCAATGCGTGCAAAGGGTATGGGTGCTAATGTTGTTATCACAGAAATTAATCCGATTAAGTCCCTGGAAGCTGCCATGGACGGGTTTATGGTAATGCCTATGATTGAAGCAGCAAAAATCGGTGATATATTCTGTACGCTGACAGGAAACATTCATGTACTCCGGAAAGAGCATTTCGAAGCCATGAAAAAAGGGGCAATCGTTTGTAATTCCGGCCACTTTAATGTAGAAATTGATATTCCGGCCCTGGAATCACTATCGGCTAAGGTCAATAAATCGGTTCGTAATTTTGTAGACCAGTATGTATTCCATAACGGGAAATTTCTTTATCTGCTCGGCGAAGGCCGTCTTATTAATCTTGCAGCAGCAGAGGGACATCCGGCATGTGTGATGGATATGAGTTTTGCTACCCAGGCACTTGCCACAGAATATGTAATAAAAAACAAGGGTAAGTTAACTCCCAAGGTCTTTGATGTACCAAAAGAGATCGACCAGTGGGTTGCAAGTCTGAAATTAAAGTCGATGGGAATAACTATAGACAACCTTACAGAAGAACAAGTAAAATATCTCGCTTCATGGGAAGAGGGTACTTAA
- a CDS encoding DUF86 domain-containing protein translates to MNWLPDEKEILIGKLHYLKNYYEELKCFDSLSFHQYVQDKIKRRAIERLLQLIVEVACDINSFILSKRGVVAESYHDSFVKMGETGILEKEVAAKLARTTGLRNRIIHEYGDYKDEVVYKNVSIFIEFYCIYLKALAGKFL, encoded by the coding sequence ATGAATTGGCTTCCCGACGAAAAAGAGATTTTAATTGGTAAGCTCCATTATCTTAAAAACTATTACGAAGAATTGAAATGCTTTGATTCTCTGAGCTTTCATCAATACGTACAGGACAAAATCAAACGCCGTGCAATAGAAAGACTTTTGCAGCTAATCGTAGAAGTAGCGTGCGATATAAACAGTTTCATTTTATCAAAACGTGGTGTTGTTGCTGAATCTTACCATGATTCCTTTGTAAAAATGGGTGAAACAGGGATTCTGGAAAAAGAGGTTGCGGCAAAATTAGCAAGAACAACGGGGCTGAGAAACCGGATTATCCATGAATACGGTGATTACAAGGATGAGGTTGTCTATAAAAATGTTTCCATTTTTATAGAATTTTATTGTATTTATTTAAAGGCTTTAGCCGGTAAATTTTTGTAA
- the cobO gene encoding cob(I)yrinic acid a,c-diamide adenosyltransferase — translation MESGLIIVNTGEGKGKTTAALGLGLRAVGHGMKVLMLQFIKGSWHTGELDAVKRLEPDFRIVQLGQGFIRKVRKGSSGNYSGTHPDTGNAQIAWDYAKQEIFTDLYDIIILDEINNLIDYGLLDVDVVITALQERPARLHVILTGRNAHYKIIEIADIVTDMHETKHCYKDGIKAQRGIEF, via the coding sequence ATGGAGAGCGGTCTCATAATCGTAAATACTGGTGAAGGGAAGGGCAAGACTACCGCTGCTTTAGGTCTTGGTTTACGGGCTGTTGGGCATGGCATGAAAGTGCTTATGCTTCAATTTATCAAAGGGTCATGGCATACAGGCGAACTTGATGCAGTAAAGCGGCTGGAACCGGATTTCAGGATTGTTCAATTAGGTCAGGGATTTATCAGAAAAGTACGTAAGGGTAGTTCCGGAAATTATTCCGGTACCCATCCAGATACCGGGAATGCCCAGATAGCATGGGATTATGCGAAACAGGAAATATTTACGGACCTTTATGATATAATTATTCTCGACGAGATTAACAATCTCATCGATTATGGCCTTTTGGACGTTGATGTTGTTATCACTGCATTACAAGAAAGGCCAGCAAGGCTGCACGTAATCCTTACCGGGCGTAATGCTCACTACAAGATTATTGAAATAGCCGATATAGTAACTGATATGCATGAGACTAAGCATTGTTATAAAGATGGCATTAAGGCCCAAAGAGGCATCGAATTTTAA
- the thrC gene encoding threonine synthase gives MGFVKGLKCRECGKPYPKEPLHVCEFCFGPLEVEYDYEKIKKILTRKVIESRGKTMWRYRELLPVDGEPTVGAHVGFTPLIKAYNLAKILGVEELYIKNDSVNYPTFSFKDRVVSTALTKAKEFGYKTVGCATTGNLGNAVAAQAVQAGLESYIIMPADLEQGKIIGTLIYGTNVIKVRGNYDNVNKLCSEIADKYGWAIVNVNLRPYYGEGSKTYGYEIMEQLGWKAPRHIVVPMAGGSLITKIEKSIKEFEKLGLIDKADTKLHGAQASGSAPITTAVKMETDVIKPVKPKTIAQSIAIGNPADGFFSIKTITVTGGWAEDVTDDELVEGIKLLARTEGIFTETAGGVTVAVTKKLIEQGKIPRNESIVISVTGNGLKTQEAVIDKLETPKTINPSLAEFDAIMEEKMAVTH, from the coding sequence ATGGGATTTGTGAAAGGTTTAAAATGCCGGGAATGTGGAAAGCCGTATCCAAAAGAGCCTTTACACGTTTGTGAGTTTTGCTTTGGTCCTTTAGAGGTTGAATACGATTACGAGAAAATCAAAAAAATTCTTACCAGAAAAGTAATAGAATCACGGGGTAAAACGATGTGGCGTTACCGGGAACTCCTCCCTGTTGACGGCGAGCCTACGGTTGGCGCACATGTTGGCTTTACACCTCTTATTAAGGCATATAATCTGGCAAAGATACTGGGCGTAGAAGAACTTTATATAAAAAATGATTCCGTAAATTATCCCACTTTTTCTTTTAAAGACCGTGTTGTATCAACGGCCCTGACAAAAGCAAAGGAATTCGGATATAAGACGGTAGGATGCGCTACCACAGGCAACTTAGGAAATGCGGTAGCAGCGCAGGCGGTACAGGCAGGCCTTGAAAGTTATATTATTATGCCGGCAGATCTTGAACAGGGGAAAATTATCGGGACATTAATCTATGGCACAAACGTAATAAAGGTCAGAGGAAACTACGATAATGTAAATAAGCTCTGCTCCGAGATAGCAGATAAATACGGCTGGGCTATTGTAAATGTGAATTTAAGGCCTTATTATGGAGAAGGTTCTAAGACCTATGGTTATGAAATTATGGAACAGCTTGGGTGGAAGGCTCCGCGGCATATTGTCGTCCCTATGGCAGGCGGGTCTTTAATTACAAAAATTGAAAAATCTATTAAGGAATTTGAAAAATTAGGACTTATCGATAAAGCAGATACAAAACTACACGGCGCCCAGGCCAGCGGGAGCGCACCAATAACCACTGCTGTCAAAATGGAGACAGACGTAATAAAACCTGTAAAGCCAAAGACAATCGCACAATCAATCGCAATTGGCAATCCGGCAGACGGATTCTTCTCCATAAAAACCATTACCGTGACAGGTGGATGGGCAGAGGATGTAACCGATGATGAGCTTGTAGAAGGCATAAAACTCCTGGCAAGAACTGAAGGTATTTTTACAGAAACTGCAGGAGGTGTAACTGTAGCGGTCACAAAGAAACTTATTGAACAAGGTAAGATACCAAGAAACGAATCTATTGTGATTTCCGTTACAGGAAACGGGCTAAAGACGCAGGAGGCAGTTATCGATAAGCTCGAGACACCGAAGACTATCAATCCTTCCCTCGCTGAGTTCGACGCTATTATGGAAGAGAAAATGGCAGTAACACACTAA
- a CDS encoding MoaD/ThiS family protein — translation MSITVRIPTPLRTLTKGAEEVTVEGKNIKDIIENLEVNFKGIKERICDNDGQIRRFINFYLNDEDIRFMGNLNTPIKDGDYISIVPAIAGGKLMLKEF, via the coding sequence ATGTCAATAACAGTTCGTATTCCAACACCATTAAGAACACTTACGAAGGGAGCAGAGGAGGTAACGGTGGAGGGGAAAAATATTAAAGATATTATAGAAAACCTTGAGGTTAATTTTAAAGGGATTAAAGAAAGAATTTGCGATAATGACGGTCAAATAAGAAGATTTATTAATTTCTACCTTAACGATGAGGACATCAGATTTATGGGCAATTTAAATACCCCCATAAAAGATGGTGATTATATATCTATAGTTCCTGCTATTGCCGGAGGAAAATTAATGCTTAAGGAGTTTTGA
- a CDS encoding peptidylprolyl isomerase, protein MLSRFAKMAGIALGLMVCVQVYAFTAETGAAELHTVAVKDAVQETGKGKVLATVNGENVTQDEVNKILNRFAGRIEKEQIPLVTKQIVESLVTQKLIMQFIRDKKVEASQAEVEEELNRVRNDALANPELQGQTLEEVLESHGGSVEDLRRDITISLSLEKYLEQDLNDQKIKAYFDKNKAAYDGSEVKASHILVNTQRMVTEKELAQAKEKIKKAKAEVDAGKDFAEVARQYSDCPSREQGGDLGFFERRGRMVEPFAAAAFSLKKGQISDPIETQFGYHIIKVTEIKKGHDIKFDEVKRNVKVDMMSESLNVLLNELKQKAKIEIKI, encoded by the coding sequence ATGTTGAGCAGATTTGCTAAGATGGCAGGAATAGCATTGGGATTGATGGTATGTGTTCAGGTGTATGCTTTTACTGCGGAGACAGGTGCAGCAGAGTTACACACGGTGGCAGTAAAGGATGCAGTACAAGAAACAGGCAAAGGCAAGGTTTTAGCTACTGTGAATGGTGAGAATGTTACTCAGGACGAGGTAAACAAAATACTTAACAGGTTCGCAGGCCGGATAGAAAAGGAGCAGATTCCTTTAGTAACAAAACAAATAGTTGAAAGTCTTGTTACACAAAAGTTGATTATGCAGTTTATAAGAGATAAAAAGGTTGAAGCAAGCCAAGCCGAAGTAGAAGAGGAACTAAACAGGGTAAGAAACGATGCGCTGGCTAATCCGGAATTGCAGGGGCAAACTTTGGAGGAAGTACTCGAATCCCATGGCGGCAGTGTTGAAGATTTAAGGAGGGATATCACTATATCTCTTTCTTTGGAAAAATATCTTGAGCAGGACCTGAATGACCAGAAAATAAAGGCATATTTTGACAAAAACAAAGCCGCCTATGATGGCAGTGAAGTAAAGGCAAGCCATATTCTGGTAAACACACAAAGAATGGTAACGGAAAAGGAATTGGCTCAGGCAAAGGAAAAGATTAAAAAGGCAAAGGCGGAGGTGGATGCAGGAAAAGATTTTGCGGAAGTTGCAAGACAATACTCTGATTGTCCCTCCAGAGAGCAGGGTGGTGATCTGGGATTTTTTGAACGGAGGGGGAGAATGGTTGAGCCTTTTGCTGCCGCCGCATTTTCATTGAAGAAAGGACAGATAAGTGATCCGATAGAAACACAATTCGGTTACCATATTATAAAGGTCACAGAAATAAAAAAAGGTCATGATATCAAGTTCGACGAGGTAAAACGTAATGTCAAAGTCGATATGATGTCAGAAAGTCTCAATGTATTATTAAACGAGCTTAAGCAAAAGGCAAAAATAGAAATCAAGATATAA